Genomic segment of Nitrospira sp.:
GAGGAAGCCGGTCGGACTGGGCGCAAATCGAACCCTGACCTGACTCATCGCGTCACCGTAGTGTGAGTGGGAAAAATGAACGGGGGGGTATCTATACCATGGCACCGAAACGATGTACAGAACTGGGCTGTTCCATTCTGAATCTGTTTTTGCTAAGAACAGTCCATGGCTGAACCAACACAACTTGCTGAAGTCGTCTCGCTCACCACATTGACTCCCCACACCACAGAGCTGGTGCTCCGCCCGGTCGAGTCTCCGCTCTCGTTTAAACCCGGCCAGTGGATCTCTCTCCAGTTACCAATCGGCGACCATCCGCCATTGAACCGGGCCTATTCCCTGGCAGAGCCCCCGACATCCACCGGGCATCTCACACTCGTCTTCGATCATGTTCCGGGAGGCAAGGGTTCGAGCTATCTCTCGTCGCTCAATGCCGGAGATCGCGTTCCTTTCTCGGGGCCCTATGGTCATTTCGTGCTTCCCGAGCCAACAATACCGCATTTGCTGTTGATCGGCCGTTACTCAGGACTCGTCCCCCTCCGCTGCATGATCCGCGCCCTAGTGGGACAGGACACCATGCATTCGACGACTCTGATTGCCCATGCACCGACCACCAGCGAACAGTTGTACCACGAGGAATTCATGGCGCTCGCCTCGAGGCACTCCAACTTTCAGTATCTGCCGTTCGTGAGTGAAGCCCCAGAGGGTCATGCAGGGACGGTGGAGGCGATCAAGCAACTGGCCGGAAACGGCCATCGCGTCACACCCATGATCGCAGGGATCAAGGCCTTTGCCCGCCCGTTGCGCAGCCTGTTCATGGACCTAGGGTTTGATCGGCGGGAAGTGAAACTCGAAACGTACGACTGAAGCCTAGCCCGGTTCGTCCACCCGGATTAATGCCCTTCCTTCGCGAGATTCTTATTGATGGCGGGAATCTCCACGGTGACATCCGTCGTCCCGTTCGGCACGCACTGGCACCCGAGTCGGGACTGCAAGGTCGTGGCGGGAGCCTCATCTAACTGATCGAACTCATCATCTGTCCCTTCATTACACGTCTCCAGCCCCTTTTTGACCATGACGTGACAGGTAGAGCAGGCACAGACCCCTCCGCAGACATGCTCCAGATCGATGTCGTTTCCCATGGCGATATCAAG
This window contains:
- a CDS encoding FAD-dependent oxidoreductase; protein product: MAEPTQLAEVVSLTTLTPHTTELVLRPVESPLSFKPGQWISLQLPIGDHPPLNRAYSLAEPPTSTGHLTLVFDHVPGGKGSSYLSSLNAGDRVPFSGPYGHFVLPEPTIPHLLLIGRYSGLVPLRCMIRALVGQDTMHSTTLIAHAPTTSEQLYHEEFMALASRHSNFQYLPFVSEAPEGHAGTVEAIKQLAGNGHRVTPMIAGIKAFARPLRSLFMDLGFDRREVKLETYD
- a CDS encoding 2Fe-2S iron-sulfur cluster binding domain-containing protein, whose amino-acid sequence is MGGTNPYIEKADVELPSKPYTVTFIFPDKSEKKVAVQPDKIPYGPTGLPGSILDIAMGNDIDLEHVCGGVCACSTCHVMVKKGLETCNEGTDDEFDQLDEAPATTLQSRLGCQCVPNGTTDVTVEIPAINKNLAKEGH